In Ruania alkalisoli, the DNA window CCATCCGCAACGTGCACGGCACCCCGCCGCACCGGCCACAACCGGTGCGGCGGGGTGCGCTGTCATCATCGATAGACTCGCGCCGTGAGCCGATGGCCGGCGGGATCGCAATCGGCGCTGCGCGAGGCCAACACTGCCCTCATCGTGGACGCCGTCAAGCAGTTCGGCGGGCTGACCCAGGTCGAGCTCGCCGATGCCACGGGCCTGTCCGCGGCCACGGTCTCGACCATCGTCAAGGAGCTCACCCAGACCGGGGTGGTCGATACCCGGCCCACCGCCCGCAGTGGGCGGCGCGCGACCATGGTGACGCTTGCCCGCAGCACCGGGATTGCCGCGGGGATCGTCGTCGGTCACCGCGGGCTACAGGTTCTGCTCGGCGACTTCGCCCACGAGGTGCTGGCAGAACGCACCATGCCACTGCCGCCGGACCACCCGATGGACACCGTGCTGGACCGGATCGCGCTCCTCGTGGTCGACATGCTTGAAATCCTCGGGACCGACCTCACCGAACTGGCCGGCCTGGGGGTCGGCCTCCCCGCACCGGTGGAGGCCTCCACCGGGATGATCTCGGTGCGCGGGATCATGCGCGGGTGGGACGGTGAGCATGTGGGTAACGTCCTCGCCAAGCGGCTCGGCCGGCCCGTGCACGTGGAGAACGCTGCGAACCTCGGCGCGCTCGCCGAAGCCACGCTCGGGGCAGCCCGGCCCTACGCCGACAGTCTCTACGTAAGATCCTCGTTCACTGCGGGTGCGGGCATCATGCTCGGCGGACGCTTGCACCGCGGATATGCCGGTACCGCCGGGGAGATCGGGCACGTGCAGGTCGATCCACTCGGTCAGATCTGCCGCTGCGGTCGCCGGGGTTGCCTGGACACTGTCGTCGGAGCCGATGCCCTCCTCGCCTCGCTCCAAGTCAGCCACGGGTCGCTGACATTGCGTGACGTGATCGCCCGGGCGATCGACGGCGATCCGGGGTGTTCACGGGTCGTTGCGGACGCTGGGCGGGTCGTCGGCCTGGTGGTCTCGGGCGTGTGCCAGACCGTCAACCCACAGATCGTCACTGTCGGCGGGGAGCTGAGCGAGTGCGGAGAGGTCTTCCTGGCCCCGCTGCGTGAGACCCTGCGCGACCACACCCTGCCCAACCACGTGGCTCCGATGGAAGTCCAGCCCGCCCTCCTCGGCACCGAGGCCGAGGTGATGGGCGCGCTGGTCCACGCGTTGCAGTCCACCGATGTGCGAATGCAGAGAGAACGCTGATGACATCACCGATCGATACCAGCGACACGACCACCGGGCCGGTGCTCTCCATGCACGGCATCACCAAACGCTTCGGCGCCGTCGAGGCGCTCGTGGATGTGACCTTCGAGGTACGCCCACGGGAGGTGGTTGGACTGATCGGCGACAACGCCGCCGGCAAGTCCACGCTCGCGAAGATCATCGCCGGTGCGTTGCAGCCAACTGCCGGTCTGATCGAGATCGACGGTGCCGGCGTCACCATCGGCTCACCCTCGGCCGCGCATCGGTTAGGGATCGCGACGGTGTTCCAGGATCTCGCCCTGTGCGAGAACCTGGACGTGAGCGCGAATCTCTTCCTGGGCCGCGAGCTCAATGCCACCGGATTCCTGCATGAGGGCCGGATGGCACAGCTCACCCGCTCGGTGCTGCGGGACCTTCGCGCACAGATCCCCTCGATCCACACCCCCTTGCACCAGCTCTCCGGCGGTCAACGGCAAGCGGTGGCGATCGCCCGGACCCTCATCGGCGAGCCCCGCCTCGTCGTCCTCGATGAGCCGACGGCGTCCCTGTCGGTCGCGCAGACGGCCGAAGTCCTGACGCTCATCGAACGCCTGCGCGATCTCGGACTCGGCGTGGTCTTCATCAGTCACAACCTCACTGACATCGGGGCCACCTGCGACCGCATCGAGGTTCTCCGGCACGGCCGGAACAACGGCAGCTTCGCGGGGTCCTCGGTGCGGCAGGCCGACCTCATTGCCGCGATCACCGGCGCCCCGGGGTACGGGACTGCGCACAGCTGATCGACCGGACCTCTCACTGCGGGCTGTGCTCGTCATCCAGCCGGTCCCGGGACGGACCTGTGCACCCAGGAACCGAGAACAGGCCGAAAGTTGTACACCCTGGCCGCTCAAGGGCCGAATATTCGGCCCGCGGAGCCGGGGCCGGCACACCCAGTCTTCACCCTCAGTCGCCGAGGCCCCGGATCGTCTCGAACAGGTCGACGTCCCCGACCTGGCCGCCCTTGAGCAGCAACTCGAGCCCGTCCACCGCCGGGTCAGCTGCATGTGCACGCAGCAGCACCACGTTCCCGGTCGGGTTCGCGGCGATCGAGAGTGACTCCACTCCCAGGAGTGTGGTCACCCGGCTGGAGGTGTCGCCCCCGCACACGATCACCCGCCCGACGCCGGCCCTCACCGCAGCCTCGACCACCCCCGCCGCAGCGCTCGCCAGGGCGGGAAGCACCTCCTGCGCGGCCAATCCAGACGTATCGGCGTCGTCGGAGCTCAGCGCGACGCTCTGCCCGGCCGCGAGCGCCACGAGTACCCGCTCCCGGAGGCTGTGCTCACTCGCGCTGTGCTCAGCCGTGCCGTGCTCACCACTGCCAGAGCTGCCCACAACCAGCGGCGCGGTCATCCACCCCGCCCGGGCAGCGGCGTCGATCTGCCGCCGCGTCTGCGCCGACCGGCTCCCGGAGACCGCCAGCACCGGCCCCCGGGCGGGTGTGGCCACCGGTACCGGACCCGCCTTCCCCGGCTCGGCCGCAGCCAGCGCGTGGGAGAGCCCCCCGGAGCCGATCGCGAAGCCCCCCAGATCCAGCAGGGCCTGCCCGAGCAGGCGCAGATGCTCCTCCCCGAGCGCATCCAGCACCAGACCCGCTACGTCGGACTCCCTGATCTGCTGCGTCACCTCCGCCACGGAGCTGTAGGCCGTGAACGGCAGCGACCCGATACCGAGTTCTGTCTGCCGCCCCAGATGAACGGCCAGGTCGGACTCGTCCATCGGCGTCACCGGATGGCTGGACATCGTCGGCTGCCGGTCGAGCCGGTAGACAGCCTCACCCTCTCGGGCGAAGTGGTGCCCGAACGCGGTGTACCGCCCGAAGTCGGGCTGGGCGAAGAGCATCGGCACCGGCTGCTCGCCCCGCGCTGTCTGCTCGCCCACCACCGCACGCCCGATCTCCAGCGCCCGGCCCACGCTCCCCACGTGCGGCGAGGAATCCGCCGTCGAGCAGGCCTTGTACTGCAGCACCTGTGGGTCCAGGCTCGCCAGCGCCGTCAGCACCGGCCGCACCTCGGCCTCGAGCTTCTCGGAGGGAAGTGACCTGGCAATCCCGGCGACCCCGACGGCGTCGCACCTCTGGGCGGCCGCCCGCAAGGTCTCCCTGTCCGGCAGCCGGGTGAACAACCGCCCGGTCCACCCGCGCCGGGCCACCTGCAGCAGCACGTCAACGCTGCCGGTGAAGTCGTCCCCGTAGAACCCCAGCCGCAACTTAGACACGCGCCGGGCCGAACCGCTCGACCGCCCGCCGCAGGGCTCCGGAGCTACGCAAGGCATCCTCTACGGTCTCACCTGCCGCCGCCGAGGCCCACGCCTGGCGCATGCTGTCCACACCGCCTCGGACGCCGTCGGGGTGGCCATGAATCCCGCCCCCGGCGAGTACGAGCAGGTCCGTGCTGCCCACGGCTTCATAGGTGGCGTGCGCGAGCCCGCCCCACTGCCCGGAGGAGAGCACCGGAATCGCTGGGGTGGTGCCCAGCAGGGGCTCCTGGACGGCGGAGATCGCCGCCAGCACCTGGGCGTCGGACTCGTAGAACTTGTTGGAGATGCCGTTGGTGTGCAGGTGGTCCACACCGCTCATACGGGCCAGCTTCTGCCACGCCCGGAACGCAATGCCGACCTGCTCGGAGCGGCTGACGGCCCCGAACCCGGCACGATGGCCGTGGATGGGCAGCTGCGAGCGGCGGCGGATGTAGTCCAGCCCCGCCAGACCAATGTTGTTGATGCAGACCATGATGCAGGTGCCGCCGGCCTCGAGCACCATGTCGTGGTTGCGTTCGAGCTGGTCGATGTCGTCGGTGATGTTGAAGGCGTACATCGGCTTCACACCGGTGCGCTCAGCGTGCCGGTTCAGCACCGGCATCACGGCCTTGATGCGCTCGGCGAGCGGCGCGTGCGGGCCGTTGCCCTGCAGCTCGTCGTCCTTGATGAAGTCGATCCCGCCCTCGGCGAGGTCACCCACCAGCTCCGCGAGCTCGTCGGGCGTGAGGCCGATACTGGGCTTGACGATGGTCCCGAGCATCGCCCCCTCGGCGCGCGACATCAGCCGCCGCGTGCCCGCCACACCGAACTGCGGTCCGGGATAGCGGTCAGTGAAGGCATCCGGCAGGTCGAGGTCGATCAGCTTGATCGCCGCGAGCTCCTTGATCTCGAACAAGTTCCCGGCCACGGCTGCCATCAGGTTCGGCAGCGAGGGTCCGAAGTTGCTCAGCGGGAACCGGATCTTCAGTCGGGCCCGCCGCCGTTCGCCGGTGTCCCCGACCGTCCCGGGCAGGGGCGAGGCACCGGTGAGGGGCAGCTCGTCCAGGCTCTCCACCTGCGCGGCAAAATGGGCGCGCACCGAGTCCGACTCCCGTTCGACGCGCACGAAGGTGCCGGTGGACTGCTCCCCGGCGAGCACTTCGGCGGCCTGTTCCAGCGGCAGGGACGTCTCGACGTGGTACGTGGCCACGACATGGTCGGCTCCCATCACCACACCACCGGCAGCCAGACCGACATCTCCGACGGCCCGCGGTTGCTCCAGGCGTAGTACGGCACCAGCCGCACGCTCGCACGCCGCACCGGGGTCTCGTCGACGTCACCGTAGAGTCCGTCAGTGGCGGGCGGAAGGATGGCGACCTCTGTCTCCAGTGCGGTCACCTGCTCCGCCCCGATCGTCATCTGCACCGGGTGGGGCTGGGCGCCGCGCGGCAACGCGATCTGCTCGAGCCGGACGCCGTCGGGAAGCTCATGGCTCTCCAGGCAGTAGACGACCGGGCCGCGCTGCACAGCCACCTGGTTCGTGATCTCCTCCGCGAGCCGGTGCCCGCGCACGATCCGGGCCGGCATCGGCAGGTCGAGCGTGATCTCGTCCCCGGCCTGCCACTCCCGCTCGATGCGCGTGTAGTTGGAGGGTCCGCTCACCTCGAGCGGGGTCCCGTTGACGGCGGCCCTCGCCCCGCGCGCCCATCCCGGGATGCGTAGGTGGACCGGCAAGGCACCAGCGGCCTCGGTGACAGTGAAGGTGATGGCGCCGTCCCACGGATACCGGGAGTTCTCGGTCAGCACCACCCGCGCCCCGTCGCGCTCGCCCCGGATCTCGGAGCCGCCGTACTGGTGCACATAGAGGCCGTCCGGTCCGACCGAGGCGATGCGTTCGTGCATCTCGGAGAGGGTGCGGGCGATGTTCGGGGGGCAGCAGAAGCAGCTGAGGTAGGGCTGGCGGAGCCGTTCGTCCGAGGGCGGCGGCTCCGGCGTCGGACGCAGTGCGGTGTCCCCGGCGCGGCGCAGCGGGTAGGGCAGGTCGCGGACCTGGCGCAGCGGGTTGGTGTAGAAGTAGCTGGTGCCGTCGAGGCCGATGCTGGCCAGGAGGGCGTTGTAGGAAATGGTCTCGATCACGTCGGCGTAGCGCGCCTCGGGGCGCAGCGCCAGCATCCGCTCGGACCAGAAGATCATGCCGATGTGCGCGCACGACTCGTTGTGCGCCGTCGTGTTGGGCAGTTGATAGGCGCGGCCGTAGGCCTGGTGGACCCGGCTGATCTCCTTCTGCCAGGGGTAGCCGTCCGGGGAGGCGCCGTCGTAGAGGGCGCCGCAGCCGCCGGTGAGGTAGAGCTTGGTGTCGACCACGTCGTTCCACAGCCGTTCCAGCACCGTCTGCAGTTCGCCGTCCCCGGTCTCGGCGACGAGGTCGCTCAGGCCCGCGTAGAGGTAGTTCGCCCGGACCGCATGTCCGGTGACGACTGTCTGCTCCCGCACGGGGATGCGGTCCTGGTTGTCGTCGCCGCCTTCGTCGAACTCGTCGCGCACCCGAAGGAACGCCTCGGCGAGGCGCAGGTAGCGGGGGTTCGCGGTGGCCCGGTACAGGTCGATGACCGCCATGTAGTGCGACGGGCAGATCGCCGACTTTGCCAGCTCGGTGGGCTTGTCGGTGGCCAGCATCTCCAGGAAGCCGGCGGCCTTCTCGGCGACGTCCAGGAGGGTGGTCGAGCCGGTGACGGCGTGGTGGCGGACGGCCACGGTGATGAGGTGGCCGAGGTTGTAGGTCTCGAAGTTGAAGCGGTCCGCGAGCGCCTGAACCTGCTCCTGCTGGCGCTCGGCGATGGCGGTGGGGGTGTGCAGGTACCCGTCTTCGCGCTGCACCGAGGCAATGAGTCGGCCCAGGTCTTCGATCCGAGTGGCGAGTTCGTCGTCCCACTGGAGTTCGAGTTGCACGACGGCGGACTCGAGCCACTTGTAGGTGTCACCGTCCATGAACGGCGGGCCCTGGTGCTCCCCCTCCTCCAGCCCCGCAGCGATCTGGAAGTTCCGCACGCCGGGGCTCACGGCGGGATCGCGCAGCATGGCCTCCATGCTGGGAACCGTGACCTCTCGGGTCCGACGCGCGACACCGGACCAGAATCCACGTCGCCAGCGCGCACCGGCTGCCCCCAGGGGAGTCCAGGGCGCATGCGCACGGGTGGGGGATGTGGCCGTCATTGGCTGTCCTTTCGCGTCATCACTGGATTGCGACTCTGCCGACAGGCTAACCTGAGGGTGCAACTTCTCGCAATCGTGAATGATTATGCATGGTAAAACGGTTGCTCTGGCTTTCTCACCGACTCAAAGGAGAAGATCGGACCATGACCTCCACTCCGCATACACCGGCCGCCGCGACGACGTCCGCGCCCGCAACCCGGGTCGCCTTCCTGCACACCGGCGCCGTCGTCATCCCGCCCGTCATGGAACTGGTCGGCGAGCGGCTGCCCGGCCTGAGCACAGTCAACTACCTCGACGACCGGATCGTCGCCGACCTCGCCGACCCGGCCCGCCAGGACTCCGTGCCCGAACGCCTCGCCGACCTCGCCGCCGCCGCCAAGTCTGCCGGGGCGGACGTGCTGATGTTCACGTGCTCCTCGATCTCGCACCTGGCGGCCTCGACAGCGGAGCAGGCGGGGATCCCGGTGTTGCGCATCGATGAGGCGATGGCGGACGAGGCCGTGGCTGGTGGCGGCCGCGTGAGCGTGCTCGCGACCCTCCCGACGACGCTCAACCCGACCCTCGCGCTGCTGCGCGAGCGTGCCGGGATCGCCGGTACCGCACCGGAACTGACCAGCGAGGTCATCCCGGGGGCGTTCGAGGCCGTCGCGGGCGGGGATCGCGCCACCCACGACCAGCTGGTGGCGGAAGCCATCGAGCGTCACGCGCCGGAGAGTGACGTGGTGGTGCTCGCCCAGGCCTCGATGGCCTCGGCAGCCGAGGCCGCACAGGTCACGGTGCCGGTGCTGACGAGCCTGCGGCCGGGGATCTCGCGGCTCGCCGAACGACTGCAGGTCGGCTGAACGAGGGCGCGCCTTCGACCGACCGCTTGTGGTGTTATTCCGGCGCATGAGGTGCATCGGAATCACACCACAAGCGCCGCTGCCCTCCCTCTCACGCCTCGGAGTTGAGCATGAGCGACATCCCTCTCGTCCCCTACGTCATCGACCACCACCAGCGCGAGCGCTCCGCCGCCGACCTGTCGTTCCTGCTCGATGCACCGGCGGGGCGGGACGGTTTCATCCGCATCCACGACGGGCATCTGGTCACCCCCGACGGCGAGCGCCTGCGCATCTGGGGTGTGAACCTCACCGGGTGGACCAGCGGTTCCGCGCTGCTGCCACCCAAGGACGAAGTGCCCGTCTGGGCTGACACCCTGGCCCGGTTCGGCATCAACTGCGTGCGTTTCCACTTCCTGGATCTGCCCAGGAGGGACGAAGCCGAGGCGCGCCCGAGCGGGCTGATCGACCCCGAGCCCGACCACACCCAGTCCTTCGACGCTGAGCAGCTGGACCGGCTCGACTTCTTCGTCTCCGAACTCAAGCAGCGCGGGATCTACACCAACCTCAACCTCAATGTCGGGCGCACCTACAAGCCGGGCGACGAGGTCCCCGACGGCGAGGCGGTGCGGATCTGGAAGGGCATGACCTTCATCGGCGAGCGCCTCATCGAGCTCCAGAAGTCCTACGCGCGCGACCTGCTCACCCATCGCAACCCCTACACCGGCAACGAGTACGCCTGCGAACCGGCAGTCGCCATCGTGGAGATCGTCAACGAGAACTCCCTCTACGAGTTCTGGATGCGCAACTGGCTCCGGGGCGAACGGAGGACCGACAGCCCGGACATCCAGCTCGACTTCCCGCCGTTCTACGCCCGGCAACTCGATGCGATGTATCAAGGATGGCTGGCCGAGAACCGCACCGAAGCACAGCTGGCCGAGCTGCGAGACTTGGCCGGGGTCGAGGCGGGCGAGGCGGTCCCGCGGCTGCGCGCGGAGCAGTTCGCCGAGGCGCCCGCGCCACTGTTCCACGCCGAGGGAGAGTTCTACGGCGCCGTCGAACGCACCTTCTTCCTCGACATGAAGCGCTACCTCACCACCGAGCTCGGCGTCGAGTCGCTGATCGTCGGCTGTGCCGACCATACGTACTGGATCCCGAACCAGCCGATCATCGCCGGCACCTCCCAGCTCGACATCGTCGACGGGCATGTCTACTGGCAGCACCCAGCGATCTGGGGCGCCCGCAACACCCCGATGGTCAATGACCCGCTCAGTTCCAC includes these proteins:
- a CDS encoding ribulose-bisphosphate carboxylase large subunit family protein, which gives rise to MGADHVVATYHVETSLPLEQAAEVLAGEQSTGTFVRVERESDSVRAHFAAQVESLDELPLTGASPLPGTVGDTGERRRARLKIRFPLSNFGPSLPNLMAAVAGNLFEIKELAAIKLIDLDLPDAFTDRYPGPQFGVAGTRRLMSRAEGAMLGTIVKPSIGLTPDELAELVGDLAEGGIDFIKDDELQGNGPHAPLAERIKAVMPVLNRHAERTGVKPMYAFNITDDIDQLERNHDMVLEAGGTCIMVCINNIGLAGLDYIRRRSQLPIHGHRAGFGAVSRSEQVGIAFRAWQKLARMSGVDHLHTNGISNKFYESDAQVLAAISAVQEPLLGTTPAIPVLSSGQWGGLAHATYEAVGSTDLLVLAGGGIHGHPDGVRGGVDSMRQAWASAAAGETVEDALRSSGALRRAVERFGPARV
- a CDS encoding glycoside hydrolase family 127 protein, which gives rise to MTATSPTRAHAPWTPLGAAGARWRRGFWSGVARRTREVTVPSMEAMLRDPAVSPGVRNFQIAAGLEEGEHQGPPFMDGDTYKWLESAVVQLELQWDDELATRIEDLGRLIASVQREDGYLHTPTAIAERQQEQVQALADRFNFETYNLGHLITVAVRHHAVTGSTTLLDVAEKAAGFLEMLATDKPTELAKSAICPSHYMAVIDLYRATANPRYLRLAEAFLRVRDEFDEGGDDNQDRIPVREQTVVTGHAVRANYLYAGLSDLVAETGDGELQTVLERLWNDVVDTKLYLTGGCGALYDGASPDGYPWQKEISRVHQAYGRAYQLPNTTAHNESCAHIGMIFWSERMLALRPEARYADVIETISYNALLASIGLDGTSYFYTNPLRQVRDLPYPLRRAGDTALRPTPEPPPSDERLRQPYLSCFCCPPNIARTLSEMHERIASVGPDGLYVHQYGGSEIRGERDGARVVLTENSRYPWDGAITFTVTEAAGALPVHLRIPGWARGARAAVNGTPLEVSGPSNYTRIEREWQAGDEITLDLPMPARIVRGHRLAEEITNQVAVQRGPVVYCLESHELPDGVRLEQIALPRGAQPHPVQMTIGAEQVTALETEVAILPPATDGLYGDVDETPVRRASVRLVPYYAWSNRGPSEMSVWLPVVW
- a CDS encoding aspartate/glutamate racemase family protein, which produces MTSTPHTPAAATTSAPATRVAFLHTGAVVIPPVMELVGERLPGLSTVNYLDDRIVADLADPARQDSVPERLADLAAAAKSAGADVLMFTCSSISHLAASTAEQAGIPVLRIDEAMADEAVAGGGRVSVLATLPTTLNPTLALLRERAGIAGTAPELTSEVIPGAFEAVAGGDRATHDQLVAEAIERHAPESDVVVLAQASMASAAEAAQVTVPVLTSLRPGISRLAERLQVG
- a CDS encoding four-carbon acid sugar kinase family protein, whose translation is MSKLRLGFYGDDFTGSVDVLLQVARRGWTGRLFTRLPDRETLRAAAQRCDAVGVAGIARSLPSEKLEAEVRPVLTALASLDPQVLQYKACSTADSSPHVGSVGRALEIGRAVVGEQTARGEQPVPMLFAQPDFGRYTAFGHHFAREGEAVYRLDRQPTMSSHPVTPMDESDLAVHLGRQTELGIGSLPFTAYSSVAEVTQQIRESDVAGLVLDALGEEHLRLLGQALLDLGGFAIGSGGLSHALAAAEPGKAGPVPVATPARGPVLAVSGSRSAQTRRQIDAAARAGWMTAPLVVGSSGSGEHGTAEHSASEHSLRERVLVALAAGQSVALSSDDADTSGLAAQEVLPALASAAAGVVEAAVRAGVGRVIVCGGDTSSRVTTLLGVESLSIAANPTGNVVLLRAHAADPAVDGLELLLKGGQVGDVDLFETIRGLGD
- a CDS encoding ATP-binding cassette domain-containing protein; translation: MTSPIDTSDTTTGPVLSMHGITKRFGAVEALVDVTFEVRPREVVGLIGDNAAGKSTLAKIIAGALQPTAGLIEIDGAGVTIGSPSAAHRLGIATVFQDLALCENLDVSANLFLGRELNATGFLHEGRMAQLTRSVLRDLRAQIPSIHTPLHQLSGGQRQAVAIARTLIGEPRLVVLDEPTASLSVAQTAEVLTLIERLRDLGLGVVFISHNLTDIGATCDRIEVLRHGRNNGSFAGSSVRQADLIAAITGAPGYGTAHS
- a CDS encoding ROK family transcriptional regulator, with protein sequence MSRWPAGSQSALREANTALIVDAVKQFGGLTQVELADATGLSAATVSTIVKELTQTGVVDTRPTARSGRRATMVTLARSTGIAAGIVVGHRGLQVLLGDFAHEVLAERTMPLPPDHPMDTVLDRIALLVVDMLEILGTDLTELAGLGVGLPAPVEASTGMISVRGIMRGWDGEHVGNVLAKRLGRPVHVENAANLGALAEATLGAARPYADSLYVRSSFTAGAGIMLGGRLHRGYAGTAGEIGHVQVDPLGQICRCGRRGCLDTVVGADALLASLQVSHGSLTLRDVIARAIDGDPGCSRVVADAGRVVGLVVSGVCQTVNPQIVTVGGELSECGEVFLAPLRETLRDHTLPNHVAPMEVQPALLGTEAEVMGALVHALQSTDVRMQRER